One genomic segment of Drosophila melanogaster chromosome 3R includes these proteins:
- the InR gene encoding Insulin-like receptor, isoform D, protein MFNMPRGVTKSKSKRGKIKMENDMAAAATTTACTLGHICVLCRQEMLLDTCCCRQAVEAVDSPASSEEAYSSSNSSSCQASSEISAEEVWFLSHDDIVLCRRPKFDEVETTGKKRDVKCSGHQCSNECDDGSTKNNRQQRENFNIFSNCHNILRTLQSLLLLMFNCGIFNKRRRRQHQQQHHHHYQHHHQQHHQQHHQRQQANVSYTKFLLLLQTLAAATTRLSLSPKNYKQQQQLQHNQQLPRATPQQKQQEKDRHKCFHYKHNYSYSPGISLLLFILLANTLAIQAVVLPAHQQHLLHNDIADGLDKTALSVSGTQSRWTRSESNPTMRLSQNVKPCKSMDIRNMVSHFNQLENCTVIEGFLLIDLINDASPLNRSFPKLTEVTDYIIIYRVTGLHSLSKIFPNLSVIRGNKLFDGYALVVYSNFDLMDLGLHKLRSITRGGVRIEKNHKLCYDRTIDWLEILAENETQLVVLTENGKEKECRLSKCPGEIRIEEGHDTTAIEGELNASCQLHNNRRLCWNSKLCQTKCPEKCRNNCIDEHTCCSQDCLGGCVIDKNGNESCISCRNVSFNNICMDSCPKGYYQFDSRCVTANECITLTKFETNSVYSGIPYNGQCITHCPTGYQKSENKRMCEPCPGGKCDKECSSGLIDSLERAREFHGCTIITGTEPLTISIKRESGAHVMDELKYGLAAVHKIQSSLMVHLTYGLKSLKFFQSLTEISGDPPMDADKYALYVLDNRDLDELWGPNQTVFIRKGGVFFHFNPKLCVSTINQLLPMLASKPKFFEKSDVGADSNGNRGSCGTAVLNVTLQSVGANSAMLNVTTKVEIGEPQKPSNATIVFKDPRAFIGFVFYHMIDPYGNSTKSSDDPCDDRWKVSSPEKSGVMVLSNLIPYTNYSYYVRTMAISSELTNAESDVKNFRTNPGRPSKVTEVVATAISDSKINVTWSYLDKPYGVLTRYFIKAKLINRPTRNNNRDYCTEPLVKAMENDLPATTPTKKISDPLAGDCKCVEGSKKTSSQEYDDRKVQAGMEFENALQNFIFVPNIRKSKNGSSDKSDGAEGAALDSNAIPNGGATNPSRRRRDVALEPELDDVEGSVLLRHVRSITDDTDAFFEKDDENTYKDEEDLSSNKQFYEVFAKELPPNQTHFVFEKLRHFTRYAIFVVACREEIPSEKLRDTSFKKSLCSDYDTVFQTTKRKKFADIVMDLKVDLEHANNTESPVRVRWTPPVDPNGEIVTYEVAYKLQKPDQVEEKKCIPAADFNQTAGYLIKLNEGLYSFRVRANSIAGYGDFTEVEHIKVEPPPSYAKVFFWLLGIGLAFLIVSLFGYVCYLHKRKVPSNDLHMNTEVNPFYASMQYIPDDWEVLRENIIQLAPLGQGSFGMVYEGILKSFPPNGVDRECAIKTVNENATDRERTNFLSEASVMKEFDTYHVVRLLGVCSRGQPALVVMELMKKGDLKSYLRAHRPEERDEAMMTYLNRIGVTGNVQPPTYGRIYQMAIEIADGMAYLAAKKFVHRDLAARNCMVADDLTVKIGDFGMTRDIYETDYYRKGTKGLLPVRWMPPESLRDGVYSSASDVFSFGVVLWEMATLAAQPYQGLSNEQVLRYVIDGGVMERPENCPDFLHKLMQRCWHHRSSARPSFLDIIAYLEPQCPNSQFKEVSFYHSEAGLQHREKERKERNQLDAFAAVPLDQDLQDREQQEDATTPLRMGDYQQNSSLDQPPESPIAMVDDQGSHLPFSLPSGFIASSTPDGQTVMATAFQNIPAAQGDISATYVVPDADALDGDRGYEIYDPSPKCAELPTSRSGSTGGGKLSGEQHLLPRKGRQPTIMSSSMPDDVIGGSSLQPSTASAGSSNASSHTGRPSLKKTVADSVRNKANFINRHLFNHKRTGSNASHKSNASNAPSTSSNTNLTSHPVAMGNLGTIESGGSGSAGSYTGTPRFYTPSATPGGGSGMAISDNPNYRLLDESIASEQATILTTSSPNPNYEMMHPPTSLVSTNPNYMPMNETPVQMAGVTISHNPNYQPMQAPLNARQSQSSSDEDNEQEEDDEDEDDDVDDEHVEHIKMERMPLSRPRQRALPSKTQPPRSRSVSQTRKSPTNPNSGIGATGAGNRSNLLKENWLRPASTPRPPPPNGFIGREA, encoded by the exons ATGTTCAATATGCCACGGGGAGTGACAAAAAGTAAATCCAAGCGTGGGAAAATTAAGATGGAAAACGAtatggcagcagcagcaacaacaacagcctgCACGCTTGGACACATTTGTGTTTTGTGCCGGCAAGAAATGTTGCTGGATACATGTTGCTGCCGGCAAGCAGTAGAAGCAGTTGACAGCCCCGCAAGCAGTGAAGAAGCGTatagcagtagcaacagcagcagctgtcaAGCAAGCAGTGAAATCAGTGCGGAGGAGGTCTGGTTTCTCAGTCATGATGATATCGTACTGTGCCGCAGACCAAAATTTGACGAAGTGGAGACGACGGGTAAAAAGAGGGACGTTAAATGCAGCGGGCATCAGTGCAGCAATGAATGCGACGATGGCAGCACGAAAAACAATCGACAACAGCGCGAAAACTTCAATATCTTTAGCAACTGTCACAATATTTTGCGAACATTGCaatcgctgctgctgctcatgtTCAATTGCGGCATTTTCAACAAGCGACGCAGGcggcagcatcagcagcagcatcatcatcattatcagcatcatcatcagcagcatcatcagcagcatcatcagcgGCAGCAAGCCAATGTTAGTTACACAAAATTCCTATTGCTGCTACAAACActggcagcagcaaccacaagACTGAGTTTAAGCCCTAAAAActacaaacaacaacaacaactacagcaTAACCAACAGCTGCCACGTGCCACAccgcaacaaaagcaacaagaGAAAGATAGGCATAAGTGCTTTCACTACAAGCACAATTACTCTTACTCGCCTGGCATTAGCCTTCTACTCTTTATCCTACTGGCCAACACATTGGCCATCCAAGCGGTCGTGTTGCCAGCACATCAGCAGCACCTGCTGCACAATGATATAGCCGATGGACTGGATAAAACAGCGCTTTCGGTGTCGGGGACGCAATCGCGATGGACAAGGAGCGAATCAAACCCAACAATGCGACTGTCACAAAATGTAAAAC CTTGCAAATCCATGGACATCAGGAACATGGTGTCGCACTTCAATCAGCTGGAGAACTGCACGGTCATCGAGGGCTTCCTGCTGATCGATTTGATAAACGACGCCAGCCCTCTGAACAGAAGCTTTCCAAAACTGACCGAGGTCACAGATTATATCATAATCTACCGTGTGACTGGATTGCACTCGCTGTCAAAGATCTTTCCCAATCTGAGCGTCATTAGGGGAAACAAGCTGTTCGACGGATATGCCTTGGTCGTCTACTCGAATTTCGACCTCATGGATTTGGGACTTCACAAGCTACGATCCATAACCAGAGGCGGTGTGCGGATTGAGAAGAATCATAAGCTGTGCTATGATAGGACCATCGATTGGCTGGAAATTCTGGCGGAAAACGAAACCCAACTGGTGGTGCTGACAGAGAACGGCAAGGAGAAGGAGTGCAGGCTTTCCAAGTGCCCGGGGGAGATCAGAATTGAGGAGGGGCACGATACCACGGCTATTGAGGGAGAGCTTAATGCCAGTTGTCAGCTGCACAATAATAGGCGCCTGTGCTGGAACAGCAAACTCTGCCAGACGA AATGCCCTGAAAAGTGCAGAAATAACTGCATCGATGAGCACACCTGCTGCAGCCAGGATTGTTTGGGTGGATGCGTGATCGATAAGAATGGGAATGAGAGCTGCATCTCCTGTCGAAATGTGTCTTTCAACAACATCTGTATGGACTCCTGTCCGAAAGGCTATTATCAG TTCGACAGCCGCTGCGTAACGGCGAACGAGTGCATCACACTGACAAAGTTTGAAACGAACAGTGTGTATTCCGGTATTCCATACAACGGACAATGTATCACCCACTGTCCAACGGGGTACCAGAAGTCAGAGAACAAGCGCATGTGCGAACCTTGTCCGGGCGGCAAGTGTGACAAGGAGTGCTCCTCCGGTCTTATCGACAGTTTGGAGCGTGCTCGGGAGTTCCACGGCTGCACCATTATAACCGGAACCGAGCCCCTTACCATCAGCATTAAACGTGAAAGCGGCG CTCACGTCATGGATGAATTAAAATATGGCCTGGCTGCCGTCCATAAAATTCAGTCGTCCCTAATGGTTCATTTGACCTACGGATTGAAGTCCTTGAAATTCTTTCAATCCCTAACTGAAATTAGCGGCGATCCGCCGATGGACGCGGATAAATATGCTTTGTATGTGCTTGATAATCGCGATCTAGATGAGCTCTGGGGACCCAACCAAACGGTGTTCATTAGGAAGGGCGGCGTCTTCTTTCATTTCAACCCAAAACTATGTGTGTCCACCATTAACCAGTTGCTGCCCATGCTGGCCTCCAAGCCAAAGTTTTTTGAAAAGTCAGATGTGGGCGCAGACTCGAATGGAAACCGCGGATCAT GTGGAACAGCCGTTCTCAATGTCACATTACAATCAGTGGGAGCAAACTCCGCTATGCTGAACGTCACGACAAAAGTTGAAATAGGAGAGCCCCAAAAGCCGAGCAATGCTACAATTGTTTTTAAGGATCCGCGCGCCTTCATCGGTTTCGTGTTTTATCATATGATCGATCCGTACGGGAACTCAACTAAAAGCAGTGACGATCCATGCGATGATCGCTGGAAGGTTAGCTCTCCGGAAAAGAGCGGGGTCATGGTATTAAGCAATTTGATTCCGTACACTAACTACTCCTACTACGTTCGGACCATGGCTATATCCTCGGAATTGACAAACGCGGAGAGCGACGTGAAGAACTTTAGGACGAATCCCGGACGACCGTCAAAGGTTACGGAGGTGGTAGCAACCGCCATTTCAGATTCGAAAATT AACGTAACATGGAGCTACCTAGATAAGCCTTATGGCGTGCTAACGCGCTATTTTATAAAAGCCAAACTTATAAATCGGCCTACTCGAAACAATAACCGGGATTACTGTACTGAAC CTCTCGTCAAGGCCATGGAAAATGACCTGCCAGCCACAACGCCTACCAAGAAAATATCAGATCCTTTAGCAGGCGACTGTAAGTGCGTGGAGGGTTCGAAGAAGACTAGCAGTCAGGAATACGATGATCGTAAAGTTCAAGCGGGCATGGAGTTTGAGAACGCGTTGCAAAACTTTATATTTGTTCCAAACATTCGGAAAAGCAAGAATGGATCGTCTGACAAATCAGACGGAGCGGAAGGTGCAGCTCTCGATTCTAATGCTATTCCAAATGGAGGAGCTACTAACCCTTCACGTAGAAGGAGAGACGTTGCGCTCGAGCCAGAGCTCGACGATGTAGAGGGCAGTGTACTTCTACGCCATGTGCGCTCCATCACAGACGATACCGATGCATTTTTCGAAAAGGACGACGAAAATACCTATAAAGACGAAGAAGACTTGTCCTCCAACAAACAATTCTATGAGGTGTTTGCCAAGGAATTGCCACCAAATCAAACACATTTTGTCTTTGAAAAACTGCGCCACTTCACCCGCTACGCTATCTTCGTGGTAGCCTGTAGAGAAGAAATCCCCAGCGAAAAATTAAGGGACACCAGTTTTAAGAAGTCGCTCTGCAGCGATTATGACACCGTTTTCCAAACTACAAAGAGAAAGA AATTTGCCGACATAGTCATGGACCTAAAAGTAGATTTAGAACACGCCAACAACACCGAGTCCCCAGTACGGGTTCGCTGGACGCCACCAGTAGATCCCAACGGAGAAATTGTCACCTATGAAGTGGCCTACAAGTTGCAAAAACCCGATCAAGTGGAAGAAAAGAAGTGCATTCCGGCTGCTGACTTCAACCAGACTGCCGGTTATTTAATAAAGCTCAACGAGGGCCTTTACAGCTTCAGGGTGCGAGCCAATTCAATAGCGGGATACGGCGATTTCACGGAAGTCGAACATATAAAAGTTGAG CCTCCGCCGAGCTATGCTAAGGTCTTTTTCTGGCTACTGGGAATCGGCCTAGCGTTCCTGATCGTTTCCCTGTTCGGCTATGTCTGTTACCTGCACAAGAGGAAGGTTCCCTCTAATGACCTTCATATGAACACAGAGGTGAATCCGTTCTATGCGAGCATGCAATACATCCCAGACGATTGGGAGGTGCTGCGAGAGAACATCATTCAGTTGGCTCCACTAGGCCAGGGATCCTTTGGCATGGTGTATGAGGGTATCCTGAAGTCCTTTCCACCCAATGGCGTGGATCGCGAGTGTGCCATTAAGACTGTCAACGAAAATGCTACGGATCGCGAGCGAACCAATTTCCTGAGCGAGGCGAGCGTCATGAAGGAGTTCGATACGTATCATGTCGTAAGATTGCTCGGTGTTTGCTCCAGGGGTCAGCCGGCTCTGGTGGTCATGGAGCTAATGAAGAAGGGTGATCTTAAGTCCTATTTGCGTGCCCATCGTCCCGAGGAGCGGGATGAGGCCATGATGACGTATCTTAATCGCATCGGAGTGACTGGTAATGTGCAGCCTCCTACTTATGGAAGAATCTACCAGATGGCCATTGAGATTGCGGATGGCATGGCATATTTGGCCGCCAAGAAGTTCGTCCATCGTGATCTTGCAGCTCGAAATTGCATGGTTGCTGATGATTTGACGGTGAAAATTGGTGACTTTGGAATGACCCGTGACATCTATGAGACGGATTACTATCGGAAGGGCACTAAAGGGCTGCTGCCAGTTCGCTGGATGCCACCGGAGAGCTTGCGAGATGGTGTCTACTCTAGTGCCAGTGATGTATTCAGCTTTGGAGTGGTTCTCTGGGAAATGGCCACCTTAGCGGCTCAGCCATACCAGGGACTTTCCAACGAGCAAGTCCTGCGTTACGTCATCGATGGCGGTGTTATGGAGAGGCCGGAAAATTGTCCTGATTTTCTGCATAAACTAATGCAAAGGTGCTGGCATCATAGGTCTTCGGCGAGACCCAGTTTTCTGGATATCATTGCGTATCTCGAACCACAATGCCCCAATTCACAATTTAAGGAAGTATCCTTCTATCACTCAGAGGCAGGTCTGCAGCATCGGGAAAAGGAGCGCAAGGAACGCAATCAGCTAGATGCATTCGCGGCAGTCCCCTTGGATCAAGATCTGCAGGATCGGGAACAGCAGGAGGATGCTACCACACCTTTACGAATGGGCGATTATCAGCAGAACTCCTCGTTGGATCAACCGCCCGAAAGCCCCATCGCCATGGTTGATGATCAGGGTTCTCACTTGCCATTTAGCCTGCCATCCGGATTCATTGCGAGCAGTACTCCTGATGGGCAGACTGTAATGGCTACTGCTTTCCAGAATATTCCAGCAGCGCAAGGTGATATTTCGGCGACTTACGTTGTGCCTGATGCAGACGCTTTGGACGGCGACAGGGGATATGAGATCTACGATCCCAGTCCGAAATGTGCAGAGCTGCCGACGAGCAGAAGTGGCAGTACTGGCGGTGGAAAACTCAGCGGAGAACAACATTTGCTGCCAAGAAAGGGTCGCCAGCCTACCATCATGAGCAGCTCGATGCCAGATGATGTCATCGGTGGGTCCTCACTGCAACCCTCGACTGCGTCAGCAGGCAGTTCTAATGCCAGTTCGCACACAGGACGCCCAAGTCTGAAGAAAACAGTGGCGGATTCGGTTCGCAATAAGGCAAACTTCATTAATCGCCACCTATTTAACCACAAGCGAACGGGCAGCAATGCCAGCCACAAGAGCAATGCCTCCAATGCTCCGAGTACCAGCAGTAACACCAACTTGACAAGTCACCCAGTGGCTATGGGCAATCTTGGAACTATCGAGAGTGGTGGCAGTGGTTCGGCTGGTAGTTATACTGGAACACCCCGCTTCTATACTCCATCAGCGACGCCTGGAGGAGGCAGCGGTATGGCCATTAGCGACAATCCTAACTACAGACTACTAGACGAGTCAATAGCCAGCGAACAGGCCACCATCCTAACGACTAGCAGCCCCAATCCCAACTACGAGATGATGCATCCACCAACCAGTCTGGTCAGTACCAATCCGAACTATATGCCCATGAATGAGACTCCAGTGCAGATGGCGGGTGTGACCATTAGCCATAATCCGAATTACCAGCCCATGCAGGCGCCGTTGAATGCACGCCAAAGCCAAAGTAGCTCCGACGAGGACAACgagcaggaggaggacgatgaggatgaggacgacgacgtGGACGATGAGCATGTGGAGCACATCAAGATGGAGCGCATGCCATTGAGTCGGCCCAGGCAAAGAGCGTTGCCCAGCAAGACGCAGCCGCCTCGCAGTCGCAGCGTCAGCCAAACGAGAAAATCTCCTACGAATCCCAACTCCGGAATCGGAGCGACAGGAGCCGGAAACCGATCCAACTTGCTTAAAGAGAACTGGCTGCGACCGGCGAGTACGCCAAGGCCTCCACCACCCAATGGATTCATCGGAAGGGAGGCGTAA